The Bubalus bubalis isolate 160015118507 breed Murrah chromosome 1, NDDB_SH_1, whole genome shotgun sequence genome includes a region encoding these proteins:
- the LOC102400623 gene encoding olfactory receptor 5AC1-like, protein MAEENMTLVMEFVLTGLTDLPGLQVPLFLVFLVIYLTTMAGNLGLIFLIWKDPHLHTPMYSFLGSLAFADACSSSSVTPKMLVNTLDKSQMMSLFECMAQYYFFGSSATTECFLLVVMAYDRYAAICSPLLYPVVMSNRLCTCLISASYAIGFLHPIIHVGLLSRLTFCRSNTIHHFYCEILPLFAISCIDPSINALVVFIFAAFIQAFTFTGIIVSYICVLFAILKKKSEKGRSKAFSTCSAHLLSVSLFYGTLFFMYVRPGSGQDQYQDKMYSLFYTIIIPLLNPFIYSLRNKEVLGALRKIIKI, encoded by the coding sequence ATGGCAGAAGAAAATATGACTCTGGTGATGGAATTTGTTCTCACAGGACTCACAGATCTCCCAGGGCTGCAGGTCCCCCTGTTCCTGGTGTTCCTGGTCATCTACCTCACCACCATGGCAGGCAACCTTGGACtgatttttctcatctggaaggACCCCCATcttcacacccccatgtactcATTCCTAGGCAGCTTGGCCTTTGCAGATGCTTGCTCTTCATCTTCTGTGACTCCCAAGATGCTTGTCAACACCTTAGATAAGAGTCAAATGATGTCTCTCTTTGAGTGCATGGCCCAATACTATTTTTTTGGTTCCAGTGCCACCACAGAATGTTTCCTCCTGGtggtgatggcctatgaccgctatgcaGCCATATGCAGCCCCTTACTTTACCCAGTGGTGATGTCCAACAGACTCTGCACTTGCTTGATAAGTGCATCATATGCAATTGGTTTTCTGCATCCTATAATACATGTAGGATTATTATCTAGATTAACTTTCTGCAGGTCTAATACAATACATCATTTCTACTGTGAAATCTTGCCACTTTTTGCAATTTCTTGCATTGATCCATCAATTAATGCAttagtggtttttatttttgctgctttTATACAGGCTTTTACTTTTACGGGTATTATAGTCTCCtatatttgtgtcctctttgccATCCTGAAAAAGAAGTCTGAAAAGGGCAGGAgcaaagccttctccacctgcagtGCCCACCTTCTCTCTGTTTCCTTGTTCTATGGCACTCTCTTCTTCATGTATGTGCGTCCTGGGTCTGGCCAGGATCAATATCAGGATAAAATGTATTCACTGTTCTACACAATTATAATTCCCCTGCTAAACCCCTTTATTTATAGCCTAAGAAACAAGGAAGTTTTAGGTGcacttagaaaaataataaagatataa